The Spirosoma sp. SC4-14 DNA window AGAATGTCCCGCAGGTTCAGGGCTGCAATCTCATCGGAACCATACCCGAGTATTTCGCGCCAGGCCCGATTCACGAAAATAAACTTACCGTCGAGGGTTAGTAGTTGAATCAGATCGGAGGTGTTATCGACCAGATCCTGAAGTTGCGCGTTAGTATTCGATAGGGCCGATGCTACGCGCCGTTTGTTGGTAACGTCTTCGCCAATTAGCGTAAACGACGACACCTCGCCACGATCAGTACCCTCTTCGGGCGGATTGAGGATAAATGAATTGAGCCGAACATTCCGAACAGCTCCGCTGCGGGCCAGCAGACTAATTTCTTTTTGTTCGGGAGTAGTTCGTTTCTGAATTGCTTCGTCAAACTCCATTTCAAGCCGCGCCCGATCGGCGGCCGGAATAAAAATGTCGAAGAAGTTCCCTCCCACAATGTCAGACGGTTGCCAGGCCGTGACCCTATAGGTATAGGGGTTAACGTAGCTCAGTGTGCCATCGCGTTCAACGGTTACGCCAATCATATTCAATTGATCGAGCGTTTGCCGAACATCGGCATTGGCACCCGGATCGGTCAGTGTTGCGCCATCGCGTTCCTGTTGAAGCCGTTCCAGTTCGGCTACTAATTCATCTTTCGTTTTTGCAGACCAGTGCATACTATAAAGTCGGTGAGTGGATCGCTATGATCGGTGATAGGAATCGGATGTTGTTGGTGTTGTGCATTACTTTTGCCAGGCAGGATCGTCTGCTAAACGGTAGCGCTTATGCATACGTTGGGTCAGGTTTGCGAACATAATGAGTTATGTACTTTCCTACTCTTTAAATTTAAATAATTTATTGATTTCCGACAAAGTTGGCTTATGTATCTGTTGGCGCAATTTATTAGCTGAACGATAATCCATTCCCATAATATTGCGTAATTTGCCCGGATTCCTTTGAAGTCTATGCTAAAACGGTCTATTTTCGGAGTACTTCTGATTGCCTTAACAGGTTGTGAACCCTTTGATTTACAACGCAAAAACTTTCCGGTATGTGCCAAACCATCGGCAAGTATCGGCTTCACATCCGACCAATTAGATGTCACCTTTTTTCTGGAAAATCCACAGGGCGACATCGGCGCTGTTGGCTGGGATGCCGGTGACGGCAAAGGAAAAAGCCGGGTTGGCACGCGCGTAACCTACAATTATGAAAAAGCCGGTACTTATACCGTTACGCTCGCTATTGCCAATACCTGCGACGATACGTTTACCACCACCCGCCAAATAACTGTCAGTAACTGATTCATCATGCGTCTGTTCCTCGTCTTTCTCGTTGCTGTTTTGTTCCGTTTATCCGGTTTCGGGCAGGATCGCGTTCGTAATATCCGTATGTATGCCCTCGATTCGGCACAACTGGAAATCCGCTACGATCTCATTCAGGCCCGCCCAGGCGACTCCATCTATTTCGATGTGCGCAGTCGGCTTCGTGGCCCGCTTCGTGTTCTGCCCGAGTTTGTCCGGGGCGACATTGGAACGCGGATCGTTGCAGGTTCCGACCGACGGATCATCTGGAATGCTCTTGCCAACGGCTACCCGCTGAATGAAGAAATTCAGGTTATTATCCGGGTTAAAACCGGAGCTATATCGGCGGCACCGGTAGCCAGTGCGCCAGCCGATTCTCAGCCGGTATCGATACCCAGCAAACCGGCCCCTACAGAACCGGTCACCA harbors:
- a CDS encoding PKD domain-containing protein, with the protein product MLKRSIFGVLLIALTGCEPFDLQRKNFPVCAKPSASIGFTSDQLDVTFFLENPQGDIGAVGWDAGDGKGKSRVGTRVTYNYEKAGTYTVTLAIANTCDDTFTTTRQITVSN